One stretch of Lucilia cuprina isolate Lc7/37 chromosome 6, ASM2204524v1, whole genome shotgun sequence DNA includes these proteins:
- the LOC111675750 gene encoding phenoloxidase 2-like, which produces MADKNNLLLLFERPNEPVFMEKGKTITVFDIPDKFLTERYRPIGSEVQTRFGEKAEKRIPVRDISLPDLRIPMSLGREEQFSLFIPRHRRIAGRLIDIFMGLRSIDDLQSVAVYARDRLNPFLFNYALSVALLHRPDTKGLDLPSFAQNFPEKYVDSKVFRQLREEASVVSEGNRMPIVIPRDYTASDLEPEHRLWYFREDLGINLHHWHWHLVYPFEAGDRSIVDKDRRGELLYYMHQQIVARYNMERFSNNLGRVGRLNNLRGPIPEGYFPKMDSLVASRAWPPRFDNTALSDLDRELDQIKLDISDLERWRDRIFDAISQGFVVDETGNRIALDEQRGIDILGNVMESSTISPNRALYGDLHNMGHVFISYAHDPDHRHLESFGVMGDSATAMRDPVFYKWHAYVDDIFQEHKIRLPPYTLPQLQFDGVTISGVQVVADGGRPNILSTFFQQSDVDLSRGMDFVPRGNVFARFTHLQHTPFTYTLNVNNASGAQRFGTVRIFLGPKTDERGQQWLFREQRLMMVELDKFVVALNPGQNTIRRRSTDSSVTIPFDRTFRNLDENRPAAGSAEELEFNFCGCGWPQHMLIPKGLPEGLRCELFVMVSNYEDDRVDQQLVGSCTNAASYCGVRDRLYPDRRAMGFPFDRLAREGADRLINFLTPNMSILDVVIRHDPNRVVQRQN; this is translated from the exons atggccgataaaaataatttattgctgTTGTTCGAGCGTCCCAATGAGCCTGTGTTCATGGAAAAGGGTAAAACCATTACGGTTTTCGATATACCCGACAAGTTTTTAACCGAACGTTATCGTCCTATTGGTAGCGAGGTGCAAACGCGTTTTGGTGAAAAGGCTGAAAAACGTATTCCCGTACGTGATATATCATTGCCTGATTTGCGCATACCCATGTCTTTGGGTCGCGAAGAAcaattttcattgtttattcCTCGTCACAGACGTATTGCTGGTCGTTTGATTGATATTTTCATGGGATTACGTTCAATTGATGATTTGCAGAGTGTTGCTGTTTACGCTCGTGATCGTTTAAATCCATTCCTTTTCAATTATGCTCTCTCTGTGGCTTTGTTGCATCGTCCTGATACCAAGGGTTTGGATTTGCCTTCATTTGCTCAAAATTTTCCCGAAAAATATGTTGACTCTAAAGTATTTCGTCAGTTGAGAGAAGAAGCCTCAGTTGTCTCAGAGGGCAATCGTATGCCGATTGTTATACCTAGAGATTACACTGCCTCCGATTTGGAACCGGAACATCGTTTGTGGTATTTCCGTGAAGATTTGGGCATTAATCTACATCATTGGCATTGGCATTTAGTATATCCTTTCGAAGCTGGTGATCGTTCTATTGTTGACAAGGATCGTCGTGGAGAATTACTTTATTATATGCATCAACAGATCGTAGCTCGTTACAATATGGAACGTTTCAGTAATAATTTGGGACGTGTTGGTAGATTAAATAATTTACGTGGTCCAATTCCTGAAGGATATTTCCCAAAAATGGACTCTTTGGTAGCAAGTCGTGCATGGCCACCTCGTTTCGACAATACTGCCCTTTCTGACTTGGACCGTGAATTGGATCAAATTAAGTTGGATATTTCTGATTTAGAGAGATGGCGTGATCGTATTTTTGATGCTATAAGTCAAGGTTTTGTTGTAGATGAAACTGGTAATCGTATTGCTTTGGATGAACAGCGTGGTATTGATATTTTGGGTAATGTTATGGAATCATCTACCATTTCTCCCAATCGTGCTTTATATGGTGATCTTCACAATATGGGTcatgtatttatttcttatgCTCACGATCCTGATCATCGTCATTTGGAATCATTTGGTGTAATGGGTGATTCTGCCACTGCCATGCGTGATCCTGTTTTCTACAAGTGGCACGCTTATGTTGATGATATATTCCAAGAACACAAAATTCGCCTGCCACCTTATACTTTGCCACAATTACAATTTGATGGTGTTACCATATCTGGTGTTCAGGTGGTAGCTGATGGTGGTCGTCCAAATATTCTGTCTACATTCTTCCAACAATCTGATGTTGATCTATCTAGAGGTATGGATTTCGTTCCCCGAGGAAATGTTTTTGCTCGTTTTACGCATTTGCAACACACTCCCTTCACCTATACGTTAAATGTGAATAATGCCAGTGGAGCTCAACGTTTCGGTACAGTGCGTATATTTTTGGGACCTAAAACCGATGAGAGAGGACAACAGTGGTTGTTTAGAGAACAGCGCTTAATGATGGTAGAATTGGATAAATTTGTTGTAGCAT taaATCCGGGTCAAAATACTATTCGTCGTCGTTCTACTGATTCTAGCGTTACCATACCATTCGATCGTACTTTCCGTAATTTGGATGAAAATCGTCCTGCTGCTGGTTCTGCTGAAGAGTTGGAATTCAACTTCTGTGGTTGTGGTTGGCCACAACATATGTTGATTCCCAAGGGTCTACCCGAAGGATTGCGCTGTGAACTTTTTGTCATGGTGTCCAACTACGAAGATGATCGt GTTGATCAACAATTAGTTGGTTCCTGCACTAATGCTGCTTCCTATTGTGGTGTTCGCGATCGTCTTTATCCTGATCGTCGAGCCATGGGTTTTCCTTTCGATCGTTTGGCTCGTGAAGGTGCTGATCGTTTGATTAATTTCTTGACTCCCAATATGAGTATTTTAGATGTTGTCATACGTCACGATCCTAACAGAGTCGTTCAACGCCAAAATTAA
- the LOC111675742 gene encoding phenoloxidase 2-like → MSSANKENLLLLFDRPTEPVFMEKGKTSTVFDVPDKFLTDRYRPIGNEVQSRYGDSADIKVPVRDIRVPDLRIPMSLGRDEQFSLFIPKHRTIAGRLIDIFMGMRTIDDLLSMAAYARDRVNPYMFNYALSVTLLHRTDTKDLDLPSYAQNFPDKFVDSQVFRQVREEVTVVPEGSRMPIVVPRDYTASDLDPEHRLWYFREDIGINLHHWHWHLVYPFEASDRSIVAKDRRGELFYYMHQQIIARYNMERFSNNLARVTRLNNFREPIQEGYFPKMDSLVASRAWPPRFQNTQIKDLKRQADQITLDVGDLERWRDRILEAIHMGYAVDEQNQRRPLDETTGIDTLGNMMESSIISPNRALYGDFHNQGHVFIAYSHDPDHRYLESFGVMGDSTTAMRDPVFYRWHAYIDDIFQEHKRRLPPYSQAQLQYDGVSITGVQVASEGGQPNILSTFWQQSDLDLSRGMDFVPRGNVFARFTHLQHTPFTYTINVNNAGGAMRFGMVRIFIAPKHDERGQPMLFNEQRLLMVELDKFVASLNPGKNTIKRRSTESSVTIPFERTFRNLDTNRPAANSAGELEFNFCGCGWPQHMLIPKGRPEGLPCELFVMVSNYEDDRIDQQLVGSCSDAASYCGVRDRLYPDRRPMGFPFDRLPRQGADRLINFLTPNMSMVDVSIRHDPNRVVQRQN, encoded by the exons atgTCCTCggcaaataaagaaaatcttttattacTTTTCGATCGTCCTACTGAGCCGGTATTTATGGAAAAGGGTAAAACTTCAACTGTGTTTGATGTACCCGATAAGTTTCTAACCGATCGTTATCGTCCTATTGGTAATGAGGTACAGTCACGTTATGGTGACTCTGCTGATATAAAGGTACCAGTACGTGATATACGTGTGCCAGATCTTAGAATACCCATGTCCTTGGGAAGAGATGAgcaattttctttgtttatacCAAAACACCGAACTATAGCTGGAcgtttaattgatatttttatggGCATGCGTACTATTGACGATCTGCTAAGTATGGCTGCCTATGCACGTGATCGTGTTAATCCGTATATGTTTAATTATGCTCTATCGGTGACATTACTACATCGAACGGATACCAAGGATTTAGATTTGCCCTCGTATGCTCAAAATTTCCCTGATAAATTTGTAGACTCTCAGGTTTTTCGCCAAGTACGAGAAGAAGTAACCGTTGTACCGGAAGGCTCCCGCATGCCTATAGTGGTGCCTAGAGACTATACCGCTTCCGACTTGGATCCTGAACATCGTCTGTGGTATTTCCGTGAAGACATTGGCATTAATTTACATCATTGGCATTGGCATTTGGTTTATCCTTTCGAGGCTTCTGATCGTAGTATTGTAGCAAAAGATCGTCGTGGTGAATTATTCTACTATATGCATCAACAGATTATAGCGCGATATAATATGGAACGTTTCAGTAACAATTTGGCTCGTGTAACAAGACTTAATAATTTCCGTGAGCCCATACAAGAGGGTTATTTCCCCAAAATGGATTCTTTGGTAGCAAGTCGTGCTTGGCCTCCACGTTTCCAAAATACTCAAATCAAAGATCTGAAACGTCAAGCCGATCAAATCACTTTGGATGTGGGAGATTTAGAGAGATGGCGTGATCGTATATTGGAAGCTATACATATGGGATATGCAGTCGAT GAACAAAACCAGCGTAGACCTTTGGATGAAACAACCGGTATTGATACTTTAGGCAATATGATGGAGTCATCTATTATATCACCCAATCGTGCTTTATATGGTGATTTTCACAATCAAGGTCACGTTTTCATTGCATATTCCCACGATCCTGATCATCGTTACCTGGAGTCTTTCGGTGTTATGGGAGATTCTACTACTGCTATGCGCGATCCAGTCTTCTATAGATGGCATGCATATATTGATGACATATTCCAGGAACATAAAAGACGTTTACCACCCTACAGCCAGGCACAATTGCAATATGATGGTGTTTCCATAACAGGCGTACAAGTAGCCTCTGAGGGAGGCCAGCCTAATATTTTGTCCACATTTTGGCAACAATCCGATTTGGATTTATCTAGAGGTATGGACTTTGTGCCCAGAGGCAATGTGTTTGCTCGTTTTACACACTTACAACATACACCCTTCACTTATACCATCAATGTTAACAATGCCGGTGGTGCAATGCGTTTTGGTATGGTGCGCATATTTATAGCGCCCAAACATGATGAACGTGGTCAGCCAATGCTGTTTAATGAACAACGCTTGCTGATGGTGGAATTGGATAAATTTGTAGCTTCAC tcaATCCCGGCAAGAACACTATAAAACGTCGCTCCACTGAGTCTAGTGTTACCATACCATTCGAACGTACTTTCCGTAATTTGGATACAAATCGACCCGCTGCTAATTCTGCTGGCGAATTGGAATTTAATTTCTGCGGCTGTGGTTGGCCTCAACATATGTTAATACCCAAGGGTCGTCCTGAAGGTTTACCTTGTGAATTATTTGTCATGGTATCCAACTATGAAGATGATCGT ATTGATCAGCAATTAGTGGGATCCTGCAGTGATGCTGCTTCCTATTGTGGTGTTCGTGATCGTTTGTATCCTGATCGTCGTCCCATGGGTTTCCCCTTCGATCGTTTGCCTCGCCAAGGTGCTGATCGGTTGATCAATTTCCTTACTCCCAATATGAGCATGGTTGATGTGAGCATACGTCATGATCCTAACAGAGTTGTGCAACGTCAAAATTAA